The Solanum stenotomum isolate F172 unplaced genomic scaffold, ASM1918654v1 scaffold12477, whole genome shotgun sequence genome contains a region encoding:
- the LOC125849994 gene encoding uncharacterized protein LOC125849994, producing the protein MASAIKNTGLSFRGHDESRSSSNRGIFLELLQWYGDINEDVGSIILEKAPKNEMMCSPSIQKDIVDSCAKETIKSILEDLDGDYFGMLVNESKDVSHKEQMTLVLRYVNKQGEVIERFVGIIHVSETSACSLKEAIYSFLSDHSLSPSQIRGQGYDGASNMQGHLNGLKTLILNETLSAYCIHCFAHQLQLTLVALANKDSNVDDFFCLVTNVLNIVGASFKRRDLLRKHQAEQLEELLISGEVHTGRELNQERGLQRPDDTHWGSHCITLDNVIVLFPSVIHVLEFTGCECPNYTDRLLAKTLVDTIKKFDFAFMLHLMWKVLMMTNELNFSLQRMDQDIVNAMGFLALTKQRLQNMRDNEFESLMDDVSSFCDKHDIVIPEMDASYFPGKSKRKALDAVIDLHLQELNNRFNAVSTDLLLGMASLNSVNSFGSFDKGKIMRLAEYYMNEFDNNKLRDLSFQLNSFIVYVCGSDKRFFNLKGISDLAKVLVKSDLHQIWPLVYLLIKLTLILLVATASVERVFSSMKDLGIFKIALCLRASRWGGISAARAGRCGGVVAAVAGLT; encoded by the exons GATTATCATTCCGTGGACATGATGAGAGTCGATCTTCTTCAAATAGAGgtatttttcttgaacttttgcaATGGTATGGAGATATTAATGAAGATGTTGGAAgcattattttagaaaaagctccaaaaaatgaaatgatgTGTTCTCCAAGTATTCAAAAGGATATTGTTGATTCTTGTGCTAAGGAAACAATCAAATCTATTCTTGAAGATTTAGATGGGGATTATTTTGGGATGCTAGTCAATGAATCAAAGGATGTATCACACAAGGAGCAAATGACACTTGTTTTGAGATATGTTAACAAACAAGGAGAAGTGATAGAACGATTTGTTGGTATTATTCATGTTAGTGAAACATCTGCTTGTTCATTAAAGGAAGCAATATACTCTTTTCTTTCAGATCACTCATTAAGTCCATCGCAAATACGTGGGCAAGGTTATGATGGAGCTAGCAATATGCAAGGACATCTAAATGGTCTTAAAACTTTGATTTTAAATGAGACTCTATCGGCATATTGCATTCATTGTTTTGCCCACCAATTGCAGTTAACACTAGTGGCTCTTGCAAACAAGGATTCAAATGTAGATGACTTTTTTTGCTTAGTTACTAATGTGTTAAATATTGTTGGAGCATCTTTTAAGCGTAGGGATTTACTTCGAAAACACCAAGCTGAACAGTTAGAGGAGTTGCTCATATCAGGGGAAGTGCATACTGGGCGAGAATTAAATCAAGAACGTGGGCTTCAGCGGCCAGATGATACTCATTGGGGTTCTCATTGTATAACATTAGATAATGTTATTGTTCTATTTCCATCAGTTATTCATGTGCTTGAATTTACTGGATGTGAGTGTCCAAACTATACTGACAGACTTCTTGCTAAAACTCTTGTGGATACGATTAAGAAATTTGATTTTGCCTTTATGTTGCACTTGATGTGGAAAGTTCTTATGATGACAAATGAATTGAACTTCTCATTACAAAGGATGGATCAAGATATTGTCAATGCTATGGGATTTCTTGCTCTTACAAAGCAAAGATTACAAAATATGAGGGATAATGAATTCGAATCATTAATGGATGATGTCTCTTCTTTTTGTGATAAACATGATATAGTCATTCCGGAGATGGATGCTAGCTACTTTCCTGGAAAGTCAAAGCGTAAAGCTCTTGAT GCTGTTATTGATTTGCATCTTCAAGAGCTTAATAATCGTTTTAATGCTGTGAGTACTGACTTACTTCTCGGTATGGCTAGTTTGAATTCAGTTAATTCATTTGGTAGTTTTGATAAGGGTAAGATAATGAGGTTGGCTGAATATTATATGAATGAGTTTGACAACAACAAGCTTCGGGATCTCAGTTTTCAGCTTAATAGCTTTATAGTTTATGTCTGTGGTTCTGACAAGAGGTTCTTCAACTTGAAGGGAATTAGTGATCTTGCTAAAGTATTGGTCAAGTCAGATTTGCATCAAATTTGGCCACTTGTTTATTTGCTTATCAAGTTGACTCTCATTCTTCTCGTTGCTACTGCTTCTGTGGAACGAGTTTTCTCATCCATGAA ggaTCTTGGGATTTTCAAAATAGCTCTTTgtctccgtgcaagccgctgggGTGGGATTTCTGCCGCCAGGGCAGGCCGTTGTGGCGGTGTGGtggccgctgtggcgggttTGACATGA